The sequence CCGCGGAGCCGCGAGCGTCGGGCCGGGGCAGTGCAGAGCACCAACGACAGCAGCGCCCTCAGCAAGACCTCCCTGGCCGCACGCGGGTACGTGCACGACACCTTCGCCGCCTTGCTAGTTCCAGGGACCGCGCGCCGCGCGCCGCTCATCCACCGCGGCTACTACGTCCGCGCACGCGCCGTGTGGCACTGCGTGCGCGCCTTCCTGAAGGGGACGTGCGCGGCCCCCGGCGCGCCTCGCGCCCAGATCCTGTCGCTCGGGGCTGGCTCGGACTCGCTGTATTTTCGCCTCAAAACTGCGGGCCGCCTGACCCGGGCTGCCGTCTGGGAGGTAGATTTTCCGGACGTGGCACAGCGCAAAGCGCAGAGGATTCGAGATACGCCGGAACTGTGCGCGTTAACTGGGCCTATCCAGAGCGGGGACCCTGGGTACACATTGTGCTTTGAGAGCTCGGACTACCGCATACTGGGCTTGGACCTGCGGCAGATGCAGCGATTGGACCACGCCCTGGCCACCGCGGGCCTTGATGCAGCCGCACCGACTCTGCTCCTGGCTGAGGCCGTGCTGACCTACCTCGAGCCGGGTGATGCCGCGGCCCTCATCGCCTGGGCCGCCCAGCGTTTTTCTAATGCCCTTTTCGTCGTCTACGAGCAGATGAGGCCGCGTGACGCCTTTGGCGAGTTCATGCAGCAACATTTTCGGCAGCTGAATTCTCCCCTGCATGGCCTGGACCGCTTTCCCGACGCGGAAGCCCAGCAGCAGCGCTTCCTTCAGGCCGGCTGGACCGCCTGCCGTGCCATGGACATGAATGAGTTCTATCGCTGCTTTCTTCCCGCAGAAGAACGCCGGCGCGTGGAAAATCTCGAAACTTTCGACGAGTTTGAGGAGTGGCATCTGAAGTGCGCCCACTATTTCATTCTGGCCGCTTCTCAGGGAGACGCCCTCTCCCAAACTCTGGTGTTTCCACCCTCAGAGACGTTTCCTCGGATAGATCCTGCTTCCCCTTCAGGAGTCTTCCCTGCCAGTGTAGTCACTGGTAATAGCCAGGGCCCAGACCTTAAGAGATATGGCCACGCCTCGGTCCTTTTGAGCCCAGGTCTTATTCTCAGTGCTGGAGGATTTGGAGAGCAGGAGGGGCGACATTGCCGAGTGAGAAAGTTTCACTTGCTTTCAAGATACTGTGACTTTGAATGGAAAGGCAACCAATTATGCAGTTTGGGGACTGGAGCTCAGTGGGATGGACGCCTTTATCACACCATGACAAGACTTTCAGATACCCAGGTTCTGGTTCTAGGAGGGAGACTGTCCCCAGTAACTCCAGCCTTGGGGATTCTCCAACTTCTTTTTTGCAAGAGTGAGGGTAATAACCCTGAGGACCTAAATGTCACAGTCACAAATGTCGGCCCAGAAGAAGATTCCACTTTGTCACGTTGGCGCCATTCAACAACAGAAGTGTCCTATGAGAATCAGAGATATTTGTTTGTGTATGGGGGCCGCAGTGTGGCAGAACCCGTACTAAGTGACTGGCATTTCCTACATGTGGGGACAATGGCTTGGGTCAGGATCCCAGTGGAGGGAGAAGTACCTGAAGGTCGGCATTCCCACAGTGCCTGCAGCTGTCAAGGGGGAGCCCTCATTGCTGGAGGTCTGGGTGCTTCTGAGGAGCCGTTGAGCTCTGTATACTTTCTGAAACCAATCTCTTGTGGATTCATCTGGGAATCAATAGCCATCCAGCCTCCCATTACCCCAAGGTACTCCCACACAGCTCATGTGGTCAATGGGAAGCTTTTGTTGGTCGGAGGGGTCTGGATTCATTCCTCCTCAGTTCCTGGAGTGACTGTTATTGATTTGTCTACAGGACTGAGCTTCGAGTATCGGATTGACACAACATGTGTGCCATGGCCATTAATGTTACACAATCATACCAGCATCCTCCTTCCTGAAGAGCAACAGCTCCTGCTCCTTGGAGGTGGTGGGAACTGCTTTTCCTTTGGTACCTACTTCAACCCCTGTACGGTGACCTTAGACCTTTCTTCCTTAAGTGCTAGGCAGTAAGGACTGGACTTGTGATATATTCAGGACCTactaaagtagaaaataaagctTTCCAAAATAGTATTTGACTCTGGCTATAGATATTACCACTCCCCTGTTCCcgctcctttttttgtttttgttttcttcttgttagCACTGCTGTTcagtgcagaaagaaaaaagttgtcTAAACACACACCAACATTAAAAGAGAtggtacaaaaataaaacataaataggcCTATCTGAAGAGAGTGGTCATACAGTCCTAGAGTAGGAATTGGGGGCCTTTGGATCCCTGTATCTAGTTTACTGGTCTTCCTCCCATATCCATTTATTGAGTTACAATGACCTTTAGCCTAAGTCAAGTGAAAATTTTCCCAATCCCAGGCTTTGTGATTTTAGATGGGACCTTGGAAGAAGTTTTACACAGATCCTTGGTAAGAATACAAGGTTGAATATAGGTGAAGGGACATGGTATTGACCTCATTCTTCATGTATGAAACCTGAAATGAACCCAGTTGCAGTTTGATTAAAGCATTGTGCCATTTAGTGCAGCAGAGAACTCTGTGATAGCTTTAATAAGACACATTTGTACAACTTTATTGACACATGGTTTTGTTCCATTTTTTACCACCGGTTccatatttatttagatttataaGTGCTAATAAGCCAAACATTTGATTTCTCAGCTCATTTTGTACACGGTATGAAAATGTTTTGCTCCAGATCTACTCCACCCTTCACTATGTTCTGTGTCCCAGGAGGCCAACCTTTATGAATTGCATCAATGAGTTTACTTGTTCTCTGGTGTTTGGTGAGTTCCATCAGTCAGAGGTACCAGAGAGGGATGGTTGGACAGTGAGTCAAGAGTATTCCAGGTGTTTCCCCTACCAGTCTGCAAGTTGGCAGCAGctgcatccttttattttttataaatttattcatttttggctgtgttgggtcttcgttgctgtgcgcgggctttctctagttgcagtgagcgagggctactctttgttgcggtgcgcgggcttctcgttgcggtggcttctcttgttgtggagcatgggctctaggcgcatgggcttcagtagttgtggcacgcaggctctagagtgcaggctcagtagttgtagtgcacgggcttagttgctccgtggcatgtgggatcttcccagatcagggctccgaacccgtgtcccctgcattggcaggtggattcttaaccactgtgccaccagggaagcccacagctgCATTTTTTTCGTAAAAGCCATAGCTCCTGTCATGTCGTCTTCTATAAGGTATAGCTCTAACTCTGCATCACTCCAAAGAATTCTGTATCTTAGTTGCATTAACCATATTTTAAGTGTTCAATAGCCACCTGTGACTAATGGCTACAGTATTAGACAGTATAGATGTagcacatttccatcattgcagaaacaTCTGGACTCCACTGAGGTACTTCACCAGCTTGACTTGGTTTCCCTTAACCCTGCTCACCCCCTTTTAATTAGTATCTTCATTAAACTCTCCTCAATTATCCCCTTTAAATGGACCATCTTTCCTGGTGAGCCTTGTGAAATCCATGAAACATCTTAGGTATTCATCCTTAAAACTTGAGCCTTAATTTGTCGTCTAAATTGTGAATACCTTGTGAAATTCATGTGTCACAAGGTAGTGGCTTTGTTGGTACTTAGGTGTACCACTTCAGTATTTCTTGTTAGTCTTCAATCCTTGAAACCTCAATAATAACTTGAGATTCTACAAGTACCTAAATTCTACAAGTACTATCAATGTTAACATCTTGATGGACTTAGTATGACCGAGAAtcttttttccctaaatattttaattaacaacTCTGCATATAAATGCATGTAAAAagtgttcaatatggaaaaccAAGTAGCAAACACAAGCCTAGTGTATGGAGAGGGCAATGTTGGCTCTGTTGGATGAAGGTTCCCAGGAGAAGACAAACTGAATAAACTGTTGTTTAACTTCAGCTTCCCTGAGACTGCAGAGCCCTTTCTGGGAGAGTTATTAGTTACTGTCATGAGTCCTGGTAAACAAAGGACTTACTATGGCTAGGCATCTGCAAGGCTATCAGTGGGCCAGGTACTAGGTTACTGGCAGGACTATTACTGGAAGGGGAAAAggcttctctgtattttttaagtTCACCACAAGCCTACCTCCAACTTTTAGGAGCAGATCAAAGCAGAACATTAATGAAGTGAGTGTTCTCAGCTATGTAGTAGTTAGTACCAGAATTCTAACCTAGAAATAACTCCAAAGCCCAGGGTACCCCTTCCATTATGTTACTTCTTAGATGGTACCATCAACcattattatttcattactttGGGGCCATATAGAGGGGTGGGAAGCTGTCAGGAGAATGTGGATGTATGCCAGACCTAAATTACTAGCACAGTGAGCCTATTCTCTCGAGTGCTGCCCAGTATGGCGCATTATGAGTAATTGGGCTTGTTCCACATTTCTATGTGATTACCAGATTAAGCATGCCCTCCACCTCTGACCCTACACATGCATCATACTCAGTTAAGGAGTTATTCATTTCTCAAGCTCTACTCTTTAGAGCACTTAGAGTTTTGTCCTCAACATGAACTCTGTGCCTTTGGAGCAGCACTCAGAGGTGCTGGATCCCAGTTTCATAACAGTAATCCACAGCAGCTAGAGATGCGGGCCAGATTAAGAACTGAAGTTGGACTATGTTTTTTGCTTCTCCATTTCACCTCtgaatatctttgttttaaaattctggtaTGGAGCTCTGGGGTAGTTATGAGAGTTATCAACTTCTTGATTGCAGTTTCCAGCTGATCTTCATCCCTTTTTGCTCAACAATGGACCATGCTTACCCCATATCCAttggaaatgaaataaattcaCTTTGCCAAAAGGCTAATCTGAGGGAGTAGGAACATGCATAAATGTGCTTGCGAGCACATGAATACAGGATTTTCCTAGGATGTGCTGATGCTTCACTGGGCATGACTTGGTGTGTAACTCTCAAAGTAAGTTtaacagagggagaggaaagacctTGCCCTAATATTTATGTGAAAAGTCATTTGCCACCTAATTGGCAGACTAAGACTGGGAAATAAATTGTAATAAGAATGATTTTTAGGATATTACACTACATAGAGCTTTTCTCATTCCCTAGCTATTGTCCACATTTTTAGGCTTTTCTAATGAAAAGAGCCTCAACCTCTGATTCATATTTAGACTTGCTATTTCAGGAAAAGTTAGCAAAACTGATCTTTCTTATTCATGGATACATCAGcaatttaaggaggaaaaaagctTTGCCACCACCCTTCCTCCCCCATTGTCttgcttttttctaattttcattttcttctctattaatatttattatacataaCTATGTAATTCTTCATTGGCAGCTTTTTCATAAAGCCAGAATCTGACATTCCCTATCTCACAAGCTTCATCCCCTGCCACTCCTCCTCCTCTTACTGACATCCCACTTATATAGGAAGTACACCTGGGACCCAAAGAACAGAATACTGTTACAtgcttccattcttttacttaccGTGTTCTCCCTGTTGGGACTCTTAAGACTGCCTCTCCTACCTTACTCTCAACCTCACTATCCCAACTTTGTTCATAAAACTCCTACTTGACTCAAGGCTTATCTTTGGAAAGCATTCCCTGGTTCGAATCCACCACCCTTTCAGGCTGGGATGGGTTACTCTTCTGTGTTGCCAGAGCATCTTGTAACTATCATCCATATTGTGTTATAATCTGTTTTCTCGTCTGTCTACTCACTAGATTGAAGATCCTTGAGGGTAGGGATAGTGTCTTATTCACCATTGTAtttccagcacctggcacactgtcaacattggaattGAACAAGGATCTCTCATTGTTGGGGTTTAACATCACCAGATCTTTCTCATACctttttaatgtaatatatcCTGTGCCACTGGCTTCCTGGGGAAGAACAGAGTAGCACTAGTGAAAAATAAGACAATGACACCCCAAATGGAAGCCTGTCATGCAAACCTGTGCCCTTGGTCAGAAGTGCAGAGAGAATCAGCCAGAACCTTTAGAACACAGCTGTGATTATAAACATCTGCTTTCGGGAACCCCTCTCTTAGTCCCGCTGCTTCCCCCATCTTCCACTCAGACATCTGGTGGGTAGTGACAGAGATAAGTAACCACAGagacagtggattttttttttcttattttataagaaGACTAGCATATTAACCACATCTTAACTATAAAGAAGATCCACTCCATAGTGACTTGAGCCTGCAACCTACCCTCTAGCCCAATTTCCTTTGAGTTTGCAGTTTGGGTAAGATTTGCTTGTGATCACTTTGGGTTTGAGCTGACGACCTAGACTCACACCAGTGTCAACTCGACTAGAGCACACAGCATCGAAGTTTCTGTACCCTGCTATGTGTTAGCCAACAGCTCATTGAAAAACCCTTCTTGTTAAtgataaaatgaacttatttacaaaacagaaacagattcacagagaaaacaaatttatggttaccaaaggggaaagtaggggagggataaattaggagtttaggattagcagatacaaactactatatattaaatagataactgaatcactttgctgtacacctgaaactaacacaacattttaaatcaactatagtctaatataaaataaaaattacatttaaaaaataaacgacaaggtcctactgtgtagcacagggaactatattcaatatcctataataagccataatggaaaagaatatatatatatatatgtataactgaatcactttgctttacaccagaaactaacacaacattgtaaatcaacttcaattttttaaaaggctatagattaaaaaaaaaaaactgttgctaTTTATTGTGTATATGCTcattatagaaatatttaaaaagcaagatctgatacatttaaacattttctagGACATTCTAACCATGTTGGGGTTACACTGTATGCCTTTTTTATAAGTTCTGAATAAAAATTTTCACAGCCACAAAGAAAGTTAACTTCAGGGGGATAGAATCAAGTGATTGATAGTTCTTGTGCATGACTCTTGTTCAGCTGGTGTCTGCATGACAGTTCCTCAGTTGATGAATCTCCTCTTTGATGAGCGAGTGCGTTCTCTTGCTGCATCTGATAAGAATCACTTCAAGTCCCTAAGGTTACTAAGATTATGAAACTAAGATATATGGTATTAttcatgctatttttttttttacaagatgaGAACTATAGTCTACAAAATCAGCTCTGGGGAGACCTGAGAAAAAGAATGCACAGGAGAAGAACAAAAGTACCACTACCCAAGGTAGAAGAGAAGTAAATACAAACCTGAGGAGCACAGCAAATGTGTAGTCATTGGCAACCTGAATTAATGTTCTCTCATCCTGAAGAACTAACCAGATAGAACTGTGACAAAAATTCATGCTGGACAACTAAGCCAATGGCAGCTGTGTAGTTTAAGCTCATGGGATTTGGAGTCAgatagacctgggtttgaatcctggctttcttCCTTACtatcatgtgaccttgggaaagtacTTAAATTCTGTAAACCTCAgttcccacatctgtaaaatgggtggtaTAATAATGGTACCCACATCAAAAGTTGATGAGAGAATTTTATAAGACAATGTAAATAGAGCATTTTAGCACAGTGTAGAGCATACAAtaaggctcaataaatgttagcccaGGACATGGCACAGGTAGGGAGGGATATTCTACAACCTCCCCTGAGTAGTTTGTCCCCAGTGCTTAACCAGTAAGTCCAATATATAATGACTGTTTAACACTGTGCTAGATCTTAAGCAGGAGAAATGTGGTCTCTTCTCCCCAAGAAActtacaatataaaaaaaaagaatgcacacggaacaactggaaaacaattagAACAGACAGTGTAATGTTCAGGGACTCACAGAATATCCTTGAGAAATCAGATAAAGAGTTTGAGAGATGTTACACAGCTGCACAGGTAATTCTTGGCAAAATGGGTTTTGACTGGCATGGGAAGGAGTAGTCAAAGAATGCATCAAGGATAATGTGAGAAAAATGCCTCGTATGGAAAGGATGGATAGAATATAGATGAACAGAGGCAAGAAGCGGGGCTTCCCAGGTTCAATTGTGATGATGCCTTTGGAATGCTTCCCAACACATTTTCTCTTCTTGATGATTCCTATTTGGTTCCCTTAGGTCACATAGGTTTTAACCCTAGGCCGTGAGGCTGGAGTACAAAATAAGGAGATAAGACATAAGAGAAGCACCTTCTAGATGGA comes from Balaenoptera ricei isolate mBalRic1 chromosome 2, mBalRic1.hap2, whole genome shotgun sequence and encodes:
- the LCMT2 gene encoding tRNA wybutosine-synthesizing protein 4, producing MGPRSRERRAGAVQSTNDSSALSKTSLAARGYVHDTFAALLVPGTARRAPLIHRGYYVRARAVWHCVRAFLKGTCAAPGAPRAQILSLGAGSDSLYFRLKTAGRLTRAAVWEVDFPDVAQRKAQRIRDTPELCALTGPIQSGDPGYTLCFESSDYRILGLDLRQMQRLDHALATAGLDAAAPTLLLAEAVLTYLEPGDAAALIAWAAQRFSNALFVVYEQMRPRDAFGEFMQQHFRQLNSPLHGLDRFPDAEAQQQRFLQAGWTACRAMDMNEFYRCFLPAEERRRVENLETFDEFEEWHLKCAHYFILAASQGDALSQTLVFPPSETFPRIDPASPSGVFPASVVTGNSQGPDLKRYGHASVLLSPGLILSAGGFGEQEGRHCRVRKFHLLSRYCDFEWKGNQLCSLGTGAQWDGRLYHTMTRLSDTQVLVLGGRLSPVTPALGILQLLFCKSEGNNPEDLNVTVTNVGPEEDSTLSRWRHSTTEVSYENQRYLFVYGGRSVAEPVLSDWHFLHVGTMAWVRIPVEGEVPEGRHSHSACSCQGGALIAGGLGASEEPLSSVYFLKPISCGFIWESIAIQPPITPRYSHTAHVVNGKLLLVGGVWIHSSSVPGVTVIDLSTGLSFEYRIDTTCVPWPLMLHNHTSILLPEEQQLLLLGGGGNCFSFGTYFNPCTVTLDLSSLSARQ